The Marinilongibacter aquaticus genome has a window encoding:
- a CDS encoding glycosyltransferase family 2 protein gives MTLSYPEITLLVTHFNRSSSLLRLLESLEVLGLQFGEIVVSDDGSKEPHAQKLDELEERFGITLLKTEKNGGLGANLNRGSRAVKTPYTLYVQEDFVPQAEFVEALDTAFSFLKRNLTIDIARFYAYFKYPFLTPMEKGFSLMEFNPNFSGYKKFYMYSDHPHLRRTNFEEKFGPYKEGLSGDMTEYDMMISFLAKRGKAIYYDNFQNLFEQCNSKDEPSTMRRNFLRESNNVFIASVRHLYRIIKMNLDYRLAAKNIGLQIK, from the coding sequence ATGACCCTGTCGTATCCTGAAATTACCCTTTTAGTTACCCATTTCAATAGAAGTTCTTCTCTTTTACGCCTTTTGGAAAGTCTGGAGGTACTCGGCTTGCAATTTGGAGAAATTGTGGTTTCCGACGACGGAAGCAAAGAGCCGCATGCTCAAAAGCTGGATGAATTGGAAGAACGATTTGGCATTACGCTTTTGAAAACGGAAAAAAATGGAGGCTTGGGAGCCAATTTGAACCGCGGAAGCCGGGCTGTTAAAACACCCTATACATTATACGTTCAAGAAGATTTTGTGCCTCAGGCAGAATTTGTGGAGGCTTTGGATACGGCTTTCTCATTTTTGAAAAGAAACCTTACAATCGATATTGCTCGATTTTATGCCTATTTCAAATATCCTTTTCTTACACCGATGGAAAAGGGCTTCTCTTTGATGGAGTTCAATCCCAATTTTTCGGGATATAAAAAGTTCTACATGTACAGCGATCATCCACATTTGAGAAGGACAAATTTTGAAGAGAAATTTGGCCCCTACAAAGAAGGCTTGAGCGGCGACATGACCGAGTACGACATGATGATCAGTTTTTTGGCCAAAAGGGGAAAAGCCATCTATTACGACAACTTTCAGAACCTCTTCGAGCAGTGCAACAGCAAGGACGAACCCAGTACAATGAGACGGAATTTCCTGCGGGAATCGAACAACGTTTTCATCGCTTCTGTACGTCATTTGTACCGAATAATAAAAATGAACCTCGATTATCGTCTTGCGGCCAAAAATATTGGGTTGCAAATTAAATAG
- a CDS encoding glycosyltransferase family 2 protein: protein MIPFFLPTWVRTHLYANKLYEELEPSEKEELKERLAKFNSESPEVSVVMPAWNEQHTIFKSLSSLAASSSKRAIEIVVINNNSKDGTQAVLDELGVRNYFQDLQGTPHARGMGLEMARGKYFLCADADTLYPPDWVDLMVEPLEKSDINTCVYGTYSFIPPEEKSRFSFVLYEIFVWFNIWLRKRRKEFMNVYGFNMALRKKQGVEAGSFQVSTGNRVYSNAQGSDFKNEAEDGRMALNLSAFGRLYWQQNPKARVFTSSRRLMDEGSLFKAFLMRWKRTLSKEFD from the coding sequence ATGATTCCTTTTTTCTTGCCCACTTGGGTGCGAACACATCTTTATGCCAACAAGCTATATGAAGAACTGGAACCTTCGGAAAAGGAGGAGCTCAAGGAGAGATTAGCCAAATTCAATAGCGAATCTCCCGAGGTGTCGGTAGTGATGCCCGCATGGAACGAACAGCATACAATTTTCAAATCACTCTCTTCGTTGGCCGCGAGTTCATCGAAAAGAGCAATAGAAATTGTGGTGATAAATAACAATTCGAAAGACGGCACACAGGCCGTGCTCGACGAATTGGGTGTCAGAAATTATTTTCAGGATTTGCAAGGAACCCCACATGCCCGCGGAATGGGTTTGGAAATGGCCAGAGGCAAGTATTTTCTTTGTGCCGATGCCGATACTTTGTATCCGCCTGATTGGGTGGACCTCATGGTCGAACCTTTGGAAAAATCGGACATAAATACCTGTGTATATGGTACATACTCCTTTATTCCACCGGAAGAAAAATCAAGATTTTCCTTTGTTTTGTACGAAATTTTCGTGTGGTTCAACATTTGGTTGAGAAAAAGGAGGAAGGAGTTCATGAACGTGTATGGTTTCAACATGGCATTACGCAAAAAACAAGGGGTCGAGGCCGGGAGTTTTCAGGTAAGCACAGGAAACAGGGTATACAGCAATGCTCAAGGAAGTGATTTCAAAAATGAAGCCGAAGATGGCCGCATGGCCCTGAATCTTTCGGCTTTTGGTCGTTTGTATTGGCAACAAAACCCCAAGGCACGCGTCTTCACTTCTTCACGCAGGTTGATGGATGAAGGCAGCCTTTTCAAAGCCTTTCTTATGCGGTGGAAACGCACACTTTCAAAGGAATTTGATTAA
- a CDS encoding glycosyltransferase family 2 protein — protein MKLVSIITVNFNAPEETEALIHSIASENTYPLIELIVVDNGSRVDHTPKWIEKYPEVCFLRSEKNLGFAGGNNLGIEIAKGELLFLINNDTEITPKLIPVLVECLEDHPEVGMVSPKINYFEKREIIQYAGFSEMNFFTARNHCIGQYEMDSGQYNTAQGPTGYAHGAAMMLKRECLLAAGPMQSHYFLYYEELDWCERIKKSGYSIWVEPSVTLYHKESISVGKNSPLKSYFMTRNRILFERLHAPSPTTFFIFCLYFAAFALPKTILNHLMAGEYANIKSVFKGVFWHFKHSKDSTDLGYLIK, from the coding sequence ATGAAGCTCGTTTCCATCATTACCGTCAATTTCAACGCTCCGGAAGAGACAGAAGCCTTGATTCATTCCATCGCTTCGGAAAATACCTATCCGCTTATCGAACTGATTGTAGTGGACAACGGCAGCCGGGTGGACCATACACCCAAATGGATTGAAAAATATCCGGAAGTTTGTTTTCTCCGCTCCGAAAAAAATCTAGGTTTTGCCGGTGGAAACAATTTGGGCATAGAAATCGCGAAAGGCGAACTGCTTTTTCTCATCAACAACGATACCGAAATTACGCCAAAACTCATTCCCGTGTTGGTGGAGTGCCTCGAAGATCATCCAGAGGTGGGCATGGTTTCGCCCAAAATAAATTATTTCGAAAAAAGAGAGATTATTCAATATGCGGGTTTTAGCGAGATGAATTTTTTCACAGCCCGAAATCATTGCATCGGCCAATACGAAATGGATTCGGGACAATACAATACCGCCCAAGGCCCTACAGGCTATGCCCACGGTGCGGCCATGATGCTCAAGAGAGAATGCCTTTTGGCTGCTGGCCCAATGCAAAGCCATTACTTCCTCTACTATGAAGAATTGGATTGGTGCGAACGTATAAAGAAATCGGGTTATTCGATTTGGGTAGAACCCTCTGTCACGCTGTATCACAAAGAATCGATAAGCGTAGGCAAAAACAGTCCGCTGAAAAGCTACTTCATGACACGAAACAGAATTCTATTCGAGCGTTTGCATGCCCCTTCGCCTACCACATTCTTTATTTTCTGCCTATATTTCGCGGCTTTTGCCCTACCCAAAACCATACTGAACCATTTGATGGCCGGCGAATACGCCAATATAAAAAGTGTTTTCAAAGGTGTTTTCTGGCATTTCAAACATTCCAAAGACAGCACAGACCTTGGCTATCTCATAAAATAG
- a CDS encoding glycosyltransferase family 2 protein, with translation MIKLILLLALFVVLFTYLGYGIVLYLLVLIKRRRNKSPKTVETHDLPSLSLVVAAYNEAPIMREKIANTLQLEYPKDRLKLIFITDGSNDESPEIVKEYPEILSLHQAARQGKIAAIHRAMKVVDTEIVVFTDANTLLNTEALVAIARQYENPEIGAVAGEKRVKMDDNIDAAATEGIYWKYESTLKKWDAELYSVVGAAGELFSLRTPLYEILPSDTILDDFILSLNVTKKGYRVAYEPKAYAVELASENVEEELKRKVRISAGGIQSILRLPELLNPFRNPVLSFQYIGHRVLRWTITPFCLIIAFCANLWLVLDEPTHIWISLLFGAQCVFYLLALLGWLLQNRKVKLKIAFIPYYFCMMNYAVIAGLFRYLRGRQSAVWEKAQRRSA, from the coding sequence ATGATAAAACTGATACTCTTACTCGCCTTGTTCGTTGTACTGTTTACGTATTTGGGATACGGGATCGTACTTTATCTACTTGTGCTCATAAAAAGAAGGCGAAACAAAAGCCCAAAAACAGTCGAGACTCATGATTTGCCCAGCCTAAGCCTCGTGGTGGCGGCCTACAACGAGGCTCCGATCATGCGAGAGAAAATTGCCAATACGCTTCAGCTCGAATATCCTAAAGACCGTTTAAAACTGATTTTCATTACGGATGGATCAAACGATGAAAGTCCGGAAATTGTAAAAGAATATCCAGAGATCCTTTCGCTTCACCAAGCTGCGAGACAAGGCAAGATCGCGGCCATTCATCGGGCCATGAAAGTGGTGGATACCGAAATCGTGGTCTTCACCGATGCCAACACGCTGTTGAACACCGAAGCCCTTGTGGCCATTGCCCGGCAATACGAAAACCCAGAGATCGGGGCCGTGGCCGGTGAAAAGCGAGTGAAGATGGACGACAATATCGATGCGGCGGCTACAGAAGGCATCTATTGGAAATATGAATCGACCTTGAAGAAATGGGATGCCGAACTCTATTCTGTGGTAGGGGCTGCTGGCGAACTGTTTAGCTTACGCACACCACTATACGAAATACTGCCCAGCGACACGATTCTTGATGATTTCATCCTTTCGCTCAATGTCACCAAAAAAGGGTATCGCGTGGCCTATGAGCCCAAGGCCTATGCTGTGGAATTGGCCTCCGAAAATGTAGAAGAAGAGTTGAAGCGAAAAGTCCGGATTTCTGCCGGAGGCATCCAATCCATTTTACGGCTTCCCGAACTTTTAAATCCTTTCAGAAACCCTGTGTTGAGTTTTCAATACATTGGCCATCGCGTTTTGCGTTGGACAATCACCCCGTTTTGCCTCATTATAGCCTTTTGTGCCAATCTATGGCTTGTTTTGGACGAACCAACACACATTTGGATTTCATTGCTCTTTGGGGCTCAATGTGTTTTTTACCTCTTGGCTCTGCTGGGATGGCTCTTGCAAAACAGAAAAGTCAAACTTAAAATAGCCTTTATACCCTACTATTTCTGCATGATGAACTATGCGGTCATCGCGGGGCTTTTCCGCTATTTACGCGGACGGCAGTCCGCAGTTTGGGAAAAAGCACAAAGGCGGTCGGCTTAA
- a CDS encoding glycosyltransferase gives MAKNNSVYYFDNPYTLSDLLKRRGSDECKRRKSFFKSLMPIEEKEEGGLKIYILPLMLSIHFLKEGPLYRKLLRLNEKWISRKISKVLRKEGVQDYVYINSFNFHYPEVAEGLLPKPDLTIYHCLDPIRGDFDAKHGIISEDVLVRNSDLIICSSQKLFNEKALINKNTAFIPNAANFEHSRKALLPDMPIHTFLKDKKKPVVGYFGSIDHRMDFGLMKEVCAQNKHMSFVFIGPVFEGIPEEIRKMSHVFFPGPMKYSELPSALKGFDVGIIPFKQEEHSDTVFPLKLFEYLGAGIAVVATNFNPDLADYTGDEVKYCQDAISFSKALNQCIDLDNEESKIRRVQLASDNTWENRAEEFEKEIKRHLP, from the coding sequence TTGGCAAAAAATAATTCGGTTTATTATTTTGATAATCCATATACCCTTTCCGATTTGCTGAAAAGAAGAGGTAGTGACGAATGTAAAAGAAGGAAAAGTTTTTTCAAATCCCTGATGCCCATCGAAGAAAAGGAGGAAGGGGGATTGAAAATTTACATTTTGCCTTTGATGCTTTCCATTCATTTCCTCAAAGAAGGCCCTCTGTACCGGAAATTGCTTCGACTGAATGAAAAATGGATCTCCCGTAAAATCAGCAAGGTTTTACGCAAGGAGGGTGTGCAGGATTATGTCTACATCAACTCTTTTAACTTTCACTACCCCGAAGTGGCCGAAGGCCTTTTGCCCAAGCCCGATTTGACAATCTATCACTGTTTGGATCCCATACGAGGAGATTTCGACGCCAAGCACGGCATTATTTCGGAAGATGTACTGGTCCGTAATTCCGACCTGATTATTTGCAGCAGTCAGAAGTTGTTCAATGAAAAAGCGTTGATCAACAAGAATACGGCGTTCATTCCCAATGCCGCCAACTTTGAGCATAGCCGCAAAGCCCTTTTGCCCGATATGCCGATTCATACCTTTCTAAAAGACAAGAAAAAGCCTGTGGTGGGTTATTTTGGCAGCATCGATCACCGCATGGATTTCGGGTTGATGAAGGAGGTTTGTGCCCAAAACAAACACATGAGTTTTGTTTTTATTGGGCCCGTTTTTGAGGGCATTCCCGAAGAAATACGCAAAATGTCGCATGTCTTTTTCCCTGGCCCAATGAAGTACAGCGAGCTGCCTTCGGCTCTAAAGGGCTTCGATGTGGGAATAATCCCCTTCAAACAAGAGGAACACAGCGACACGGTGTTTCCCTTAAAGCTGTTTGAATACCTTGGTGCCGGCATTGCTGTAGTGGCCACGAATTTCAATCCAGATTTGGCCGATTATACAGGCGACGAAGTGAAATATTGCCAAGACGCCATCTCCTTTTCAAAAGCTTTAAACCAGTGCATCGATTTAGACAACGAAGAAAGTAAAATCCGAAGGGTTCAATTGGCTTCGGACAATACTTGGGAAAACAGAGCCGAAGAGTTTGAAAAAGAAATAAAACGGCATTTGCCTTAA
- a CDS encoding glycosyltransferase family 4 protein: MIKILFDHQKFTTQRFGGISRYFAALMERLQATESFDYEIGLEYSENEYLNIEFSEFKKLLFSNKIGKRFLYQLNERKSLEYVKKDNFDIFHPTYYDNYFAKDLKKPLVTTIHDMTYELLPEYFWAQDPLTQQKRMHIEQADAIIAISESTKNDILNVYPSANENRIHVIHHGIELVAEPETQIIPTLPETFVLFVGDRSGYKNFYKTLTSYKIISGNFPELKLVLVGGGSLAIAENEAINRLGLKDKVVHMSLNNAQLNYTYQKAQYLIYPSLYEGFGLPILEAFQNNCPLILSHIPCFKEIAGSAALYFEPNEEGGMIKPMELLLTDENLKRHLIALGREKLKQYDIKTCLEKTLNLYESLV, translated from the coding sequence ATGATTAAAATTTTATTCGACCATCAGAAATTCACAACCCAACGCTTCGGAGGCATCAGCAGATACTTTGCGGCCCTAATGGAACGCCTACAAGCTACCGAATCTTTCGATTACGAAATAGGCTTGGAATATTCTGAAAACGAATACCTTAATATAGAGTTTTCTGAGTTCAAAAAACTCCTCTTTTCCAATAAAATCGGCAAACGTTTCCTTTATCAACTGAATGAAAGAAAATCTCTCGAATATGTAAAAAAGGATAATTTCGATATTTTCCACCCTACTTATTACGATAATTATTTCGCCAAAGACCTGAAAAAGCCCCTTGTCACGACCATCCACGACATGACTTACGAATTGTTGCCCGAATACTTTTGGGCACAAGACCCCCTTACACAACAAAAAAGAATGCACATCGAGCAAGCCGATGCCATCATTGCGATCTCCGAATCCACCAAAAACGACATCTTAAACGTATATCCATCTGCGAACGAAAACCGTATCCATGTTATCCATCACGGAATAGAGCTTGTTGCCGAGCCTGAAACCCAAATTATCCCCACATTACCAGAGACTTTTGTACTTTTTGTGGGCGACAGAAGCGGGTACAAAAACTTTTACAAAACACTCACTTCATACAAGATTATCAGTGGCAATTTCCCCGAGCTGAAACTTGTTTTGGTGGGTGGCGGGTCCTTGGCTATTGCCGAAAACGAGGCCATCAATAGGCTGGGTTTGAAAGACAAAGTTGTGCACATGTCGCTGAACAATGCCCAACTGAACTATACCTACCAAAAGGCCCAATACCTGATTTACCCCTCGCTATACGAAGGATTTGGTTTGCCCATTCTGGAAGCTTTTCAGAACAACTGCCCTTTGATTTTGAGCCACATTCCTTGCTTTAAAGAAATTGCCGGCTCAGCCGCTTTGTATTTTGAACCCAATGAAGAAGGGGGTATGATAAAACCAATGGAACTTCTGCTTACCGACGAAAACCTCAAGAGGCATCTGATTGCACTTGGAAGAGAGAAATTAAAACAATACGACATCAAAACCTGTCTGGAAAAAACCCTCAATCTCTACGAAAGCCTGGTTTAA
- a CDS encoding alpha-1,2-fucosyltransferase, whose product MIGVYFMGRLGNQIFQYYYLQYLKQQTGKLCFFPNPHHAYLGKYFDLGPVNNVLLNSKLYSVLARIIPKVFPFKPLYIQNFSKPRERDIANWTMVYGYFQSDYYAKKLTNYEPLKLKKPFSDAFHEKFGAVFGANKTVVVHIRRTDYLNYGKRDISLPISYFQEQLNTLPNIEEYTVFFVSDDMEFVKNAFPAQPNFIFTSNSEIIDFQLIQNADVAIISNSTFAWWACYFSPKKQRVIAPKNWMAFRIGREHPQGVMTDKFEWVEVPKD is encoded by the coding sequence ATGATAGGTGTGTACTTTATGGGGCGTTTGGGAAACCAGATTTTCCAATATTATTATCTCCAGTATTTGAAACAGCAGACAGGAAAGCTTTGTTTTTTTCCGAACCCGCATCATGCCTATCTGGGAAAATATTTCGATTTGGGGCCGGTAAACAATGTGCTGCTCAATTCGAAGTTGTATTCGGTTTTGGCTCGGATTATCCCCAAAGTTTTTCCTTTTAAACCGCTTTATATTCAGAATTTCAGCAAGCCCAGAGAGCGGGACATTGCCAACTGGACAATGGTTTACGGCTATTTTCAGTCCGATTATTATGCAAAGAAATTGACCAATTACGAGCCGCTAAAGCTGAAAAAGCCTTTTTCAGATGCTTTTCATGAAAAGTTTGGTGCGGTTTTCGGTGCGAACAAGACGGTGGTGGTGCACATTCGGAGAACCGATTACCTGAACTATGGAAAACGCGACATCTCATTGCCCATTTCTTATTTCCAAGAGCAATTGAATACCCTGCCGAATATCGAAGAGTACACCGTGTTTTTTGTAAGCGATGATATGGAGTTTGTGAAGAATGCCTTTCCCGCACAGCCCAATTTTATTTTTACGAGCAATAGCGAAATCATCGATTTTCAATTGATTCAAAATGCCGATGTGGCCATTATTTCAAACAGTACATTTGCTTGGTGGGCCTGTTATTTTTCGCCTAAAAAGCAGAGAGTCATTGCTCCAAAAAATTGGATGGCTTTTCGGATTGGCCGCGAGCACCCGCAGGGCGTCATGACCGACAAGTTTGAATGGGTGGAAGTGCCGAAAGATTAA
- a CDS encoding flippase — protein sequence MSKTEHTEGKNYWLVSGLLTLVQNFSGVLLGFASFYLLIRVLSKEEYGVWVLFMSTITILEAIRNGLIQTALVRYASASEKGEFASIITAAAFLNISVTVICIVLILIFAGFLARLWDSPKVEMLLYLFIISFSISGFLNLFNWIEQAKLNFKGIFVSNLIRQSIFCFFVLAVYFSSTAISLSTLVWVQILGIALAAIAAFFSVRKNLHFSLVNVRHWVKKLISYGKYGFGTSVSSLLSGTVDQMMLGAMLSPVASGAFNIAVRITNLVDIPTNAMAVIVFPQSAKRMASEGKEAIKYLYEKSVGTTLAILLPGLFLLYFFAEFTLEFIAGERYSASYPLLKVTLIYSILIPFGRQFGTIFDSIGKTKTTFYVVLFTTVANLLLNYFFIGQWGVMGAAYATLVSNIVGFAVAQVLLKREIAVSLRNVWMYTYKFYPEFFVKYIQPMWQKMFANKEN from the coding sequence ATGAGTAAAACTGAACATACAGAAGGTAAAAATTATTGGTTGGTTTCGGGACTTCTCACACTGGTACAAAACTTTTCGGGCGTGCTTTTGGGCTTTGCGAGTTTTTACTTGCTCATTCGTGTACTGTCGAAAGAAGAATACGGGGTTTGGGTGCTGTTCATGTCTACCATCACGATTTTGGAGGCCATTCGGAATGGACTCATCCAAACGGCATTGGTGCGGTACGCTTCGGCAAGTGAAAAAGGTGAGTTTGCTTCGATCATTACGGCAGCCGCTTTTTTGAATATATCCGTTACCGTGATTTGCATTGTGCTCATCTTGATTTTCGCGGGTTTTCTGGCCAGATTATGGGATTCGCCGAAGGTAGAAATGCTGCTGTATTTGTTTATAATCTCTTTCAGTATTTCGGGTTTTTTGAACCTCTTCAACTGGATAGAGCAGGCGAAGTTGAACTTCAAGGGCATCTTTGTATCCAACCTCATTCGTCAATCAATTTTTTGCTTTTTTGTGCTGGCGGTCTATTTTTCGAGTACGGCAATCAGTCTTAGCACTTTGGTGTGGGTACAGATTTTGGGCATTGCTCTGGCAGCCATTGCGGCTTTTTTCAGTGTGCGGAAAAACCTTCATTTCAGTTTGGTGAATGTGCGGCATTGGGTGAAAAAGTTGATATCCTACGGTAAATATGGTTTTGGAACGTCGGTAAGTTCTCTGCTTTCGGGTACGGTAGACCAAATGATGTTGGGGGCTATGCTGAGTCCAGTGGCTTCGGGTGCTTTCAATATCGCGGTAAGGATCACCAATTTGGTGGATATCCCCACAAATGCCATGGCGGTGATTGTTTTTCCCCAAAGTGCCAAACGTATGGCCTCGGAAGGAAAAGAGGCCATCAAATACCTGTATGAGAAGTCGGTGGGTACCACTTTGGCCATTTTGTTGCCCGGTTTGTTTCTGCTGTATTTTTTCGCCGAGTTTACACTTGAATTCATCGCGGGCGAGCGTTATTCCGCTTCGTATCCCCTGTTGAAAGTGACTCTGATCTACAGTATACTCATTCCGTTTGGTCGGCAGTTTGGTACGATTTTCGATTCGATTGGCAAGACAAAAACAACCTTTTATGTGGTGCTGTTTACTACGGTGGCCAATTTATTGCTCAACTATTTCTTTATCGGGCAGTGGGGTGTGATGGGAGCCGCTTACGCTACTTTGGTGTCGAATATTGTGGGTTTTGCAGTGGCTCAGGTTTTGTTGAAAAGGGAAATTGCAGTGAGCCTACGCAATGTATGGATGTATACCTACAAGTTTTATCCCGAGTTTTTTGTCAAGTATATCCAGCCCATGTGGCAAAAAATGTTTGCGAATAAAGAAAATTAA